The genomic window TATTTCAGTGTCACGGGGGTGTTTGAAGGTTTTCAGTGTTTGTAACAGTAACGTGTACATTTGGTGGGTTTTTTTAATCGAGGCGGTGAGGTGTGTTTTATTCGTTTGGTGACATTGAGTTTCTGCATGAAACTGTGGACCAATAAAAcagcagaagagagaaaaaccTGCCTGgatgtttatttctgtgtttatGGAGAAGCCACAAACATCATCACTGTTTTTGGTTTGTTGTAGCAAAACAATCTTTCAAATAATActactaaataaatattaaacggCATTCTGATATGTACACTAAAGGCCGGAATAGACTATGTGCACAAGCGTAGCGACGAACTTCCGCTGTCGCCAGAAGTCGGGATGTCAGTTTCCGGTTTGCTCACACACCACGCAAAATGTCAGCGTTCACAAGATGTCTTAAAGATCTGCCCAAAATAAGCATTAACGATGTACACCGCATCGCTGACGCCTGGTCTCCTGCTCCACCAAGCAAGCGGGACAAAGGATTTAAGCTCTATATATCGAGTTATATCCACAACTACGAGGATAAGTAGTTGAATTTAATGTGGTGTGCCGTGCTTGCCCGTTTTATTctgcaaactttcaaaaagtctgcaagtgtgtgatgtctagtgcatttaaatctgttcagatttcaAAAGTCTTGTAGTTAAATTTAAGCCCATCAAAAGTTACAGCATCTTAAATACAGTCAAATGTGCCAGACGtgtaatattacccacaacacCCTGTGCTGCACAAGAGGGTCAAAAATGTGTGAATTGAGATGCACATTAATATTTACAGGTAAGTGTCATGAAATACGAGTCATATTTGACctcaaaagaaaaataaataatattttaaatagacAAGACTGTAGAGTTTGACACCTTATTTACACGACAAGCAAATTCACAAACatcaatatacaaaaaatatgattttcacTTACATATTATAGTCCTAATGAATCTAagtgttttatgtaaaaatgtcatttctatttttatattgtattcttttttctattttttacaggctatatatatatacatatatatatatttttaaatgttaatctATTCCAGTTGTGACTacagatgaaaaaaaatctatattttttctatttagaGAAGCTTTCGCGTCCTGCATCCTGCACTCAGTTGGGTTTTGGATGTGCACcctttcatgttattttttccAATAAACAGCACAAACAACCTTCATCACGttctgtacattttattttcacataCTTTAAATTAAAGCTCTCTAGCAGAAACACGTGCATTAAGAATGTATTGAAAGATCAGATTGTGTCACAAACGATCAGTGGTGTAAACACTATCATTTACAGCAGCGTTTGAGTTTAAACAGACGAGTGTTTAACAGGACAAAGGTCTGACAGCAACGCAAACATTTGATGTAGCGCGAGACATCTGCGATATTAAAAACATGAGAAGGAACTGACGTTACATGTGAACATTAACAACTCGACAAACAAACCAATGAGCAGGAAAGTGCTGGAATGATTTCATGGATGTCCACCTGTCACCATTTGACGTCTTGAACGTTGTCAGGTGTGCAGCTGAGGTCAGGTGACGTCCGGCCCAGCGTCAGCTCGATGGTCTCCTCCAGCGCCGAGTAACACTTGCAGAGAGACGTctgaatcacacacacagacaaactcGTTCAGAGAAACGTCACTCCAATCGTGAGCCGACTGAAAATAAACCGTCCTCACCTCATCCACGTCTAAGAGGTTCCTCAGGACCTGCAGGAGAGCATCAGCGGTGAGCGTCTTGGTCAGGACGTTGAGTCTGATAACAGCGGCCGTCACACATGAGCAGGCCACCGCAGACGGAGTGAAGATTGAGAACTTCAgctctgaaacacaaacacgtCACACATGCTGCAGccctacagtatattacactgTGTTATTTGCTAATATTACACCAcaaaatacttgattctgattggtcagtggCGACATGTGCATAACTGTCCAAACTGTACAAAACCGAGAGCTTGGGGATTGTGTGAACGACACGCTTAAGTCCCACTGTCAGTCCACGTGAATGATTCGTGACTCCACAGGTCAAAGTTCACGCATGCGTGTGATGTACCTGTGGCAGTCAGCGCGATGTAAGAGTGCACGTGCCGCCGTACGAGCTTCGGGTTCAGCAGCGGAAGGCCCTGCAGTAACAGCTCCAGGAAGTCAGAGGGCAGCACTGAGGCCAGATCCCAGTTCAGTCGAGACACCACCAGAACCTCCCACTgctacacatacacacatgctgAGACGCCGTGTTACAACCACTGAATCATTGATGTGAATGAATCATTACTAGTATCTCGGGGATGGTGACGCCGTAGTCCGTGTAGACGCAGAGCTTGGAAGCGCTCAGAGGAACCGATTCCCGGAGTTTGGAGGCCAGAAACATGCAGACGGTTCCCAGCAGCTGCAGTCTGCTCTTCTGTACGGGATTCTGGGACATGTAGCGGTCCAAATAATGAACGGCCAGAGGAAACACCTCCTCCTCACACTTCTGATCCTCACACACCTGTTCAAAAATAACAAAGGATTCATTTATGAAAAGAACTCTTCAAACAACTCATCTATGAAAGAAACTCTTCAAACGACTCATCTATGAAAGAAACTCTTCAAACGACTCATTAATGAAAGAAACTCTTCAAACGACTCATTAATGAAAGAAACGCTTCAAACGACTCATCTATGAAAGAAACTCTTCAAACGACTCATCTATGAAAGAAACTCTTCAAACGACTCATTTATGAAAGAAACGCTTCAAACGACTCATTAATGAAAGAAACTCTTCAAACGACTCATTAATGAAAGAAACTCTTCAAACGACTCATTTATGAAAGAAACTCTTCAAACGACTCATTTATGAAAGAAACTCTTCAAACGACTCATTTATGAAAGAAACTCTTCAAACGACTCATTTATGAAAGAAACTCTTCAAACGACTCATTAATGAAAGAAACTCTTCAAACGACTCATTAATGAAAGAAACTCTTCAAACGACTCATTTATGAAAGAAACTCTTCAAACGACTCATTTATGAAAGAAACTCTTCAAACGACTCATTTATGAAAGAAACTCTTCAAACGACTCATTTATGAAAGAAACTCTTCAAACGACTCATTTATGAAAGAAACTCTTCAAACGACTCATTTATGAAAGAAACTCTTCAAACGACTCATTTATGAAAGAAACTCTTCAAACGACTCATTTATGAAAGAAACTCTTCAAACGACTCATTTATGAAAGAAACTCTTCAAACGACTCATTTATGAAAGAAACTCTTCAAACGACTCATTTATGAAAGAAACTCTTCAAACGACTCATTTATGAAAGAAACTCTTCAAACGACTCATCTATGAAAGAAACTCTTCAAACGACTCATTTATGAAAGAAACTCTTCAAACGACTCATTAATGAAAGAAACTCTTCAAACGACTCATTAATGAAAGAAACTCTTCAAACGACTCATTTATGAAAGAAACTCTTCAAACGACTCATTTATGAAAGAAACTCTTCAAACGACTCATTTATGAAAGAAACTCTTCAAACGACTCATTTATGAAAGAAACTCTTCAAACGACTCATTTATGAAAGAAACTCTTCAAACGACTCATTTATGAAAGAAACTCTTCAAACGACTCATTTATGAAAGAAACTCTTCAAACGACTCATTTATGAAAGAAACTCTTCAAACGACTCATTTATGAAAGAAACTCTTCAAACGACTCATTTATGAAAGAAACTCTTCAAACGACTCATTTATGAAAGAAACTCTTCAAACGACTCATTTATGAAAGAAACTCTTCAAACGACTCATTTATGAAAGAAACTCTTCAAACGACTCATTTATGAAAGAAACTCTTCAAACGACTCATTAATGAAAGAAACTCTTCAAACGACTCATTAATGAAAGAAACTCTTCAAACGACTCATTTATGAAAGAAACTCTTCAAACGACTCATTTATGAAAGAAACTCTTCAAACGACTCATTTATGAAAGAAACTCTTCAAACGACTCATTTATGAAAGAAACTCTTCAAACGACTCATTTATGAAAGAAACTCTTCAAACGACTCATTTATGAAAGAAACTCTTCAAACGACTCATTTATGAAAGAAACTCTTCAAACGACTCATTTATGAAAGAAACTCTTCAAACGACTCATTTATGAAAGAAACTCTTCAAACGACTCATTTATGAAAGAAACTCTTCAAACGACTCATTTATGAAAGAAACTCTTCAAACGACTCATTTATGAAAGAAACTCTTCAAACGACTCATTTATGAAAGAAACTCTTCAAACGACTCATTTATGAAAGAAACTCTTCAAACGACTCATTAATGAAAGAAACTCTTCAAACGACTCATTAATGAAAGAAACTCTTCAAACGACTCATTAATGAAAGAAACTAATGAAGAATTTGTTTCACCTGTGAATGACATGCTTTGAATCTGCAGGTCGTTTTTTGATTTCAGATCAGAATGATTTGGATTTTCAGATGTTGATTTGAATCGTTAAATCAGTCTGACCATCTACATGATTCAAATGATCGGATCTGTACGATTCATTAATATGATCTGAATTCAGATTAAACCAGTGTGACCTGAACGATGTGGATTCGGATCTGATCTCGTTTTACCTGCAGCATCCAGCCCGTTAATATTCGGCGCATGTACGGCTGGACGTCGGTGTGCTCGGTAACGTTCCCGGGTTCGGGTCTGGATGCGATGTTCGGTCTCTCAGAGTTCAAGAGGTTCTGCTGGACACGCGAGTCTTGGGTCAGAACCGAGTCTCCGAACGCCCGAACCGTTCTGGACTTCAGCTGAGAGCCGCAATCTAGTTCAACAGTCTCGTGACACAATAACTCCATTTGTTCGCCTGACAggatttcacatttaaaataaaaccattCAAGCGCGAGTCAAGGACGCTGGTTTATAATCTGGAATGAGAACACAAACGTCTCAAACGCtacatttttatacaattaACAGGTATTTGTGTAGTAAAAGACAGAGTTTAATCCCGTGCACACGAAGGTTCGTGCGCGAGTGGCGGCCCGCGACGTTCCCGAGGCTCCGAGCTCACGAAGTTGCTGAGCGCATGACGTCACTGCCAGCCGTCACGCTCgatattaaaagtaaaaaatttctaaaactaaaattaaatgtactttttttaatacacgttcttgttttcatttggaAAGAATACACACATTCAAATATAGTTCACTTATAAGCTTGAGTAAATAAAGTAGTacgcttttgtttttattacagttcacTCTAGTTTACTACAgtacttttttttaatgttagatCTGATCAAACTCTCTTAATTTTCAAGCATCGTTTCACCACACAATCAATTGCTTTTGTCAAATCAAATCCTGTCATACAAGTAAATGTGCAGAAATGCATATTCAAATATTCAATCATTTGCATGATAAGCGAAATGAAAACCAAACAGACCTGATGTTCATACAATATGATTTTAATAACCAGCAATACAAAGATACGCCGACAGCAAACCTAACAACACACATTCTATCATGTTATGGTCGATGAGATAAAGCAGCTCAGATGAGATGTGTGATAGTGTCTCAGTCATCGCTCATGGCTGGCGTGACGTCCTCCACGTCTCTGGGTTCAGCGCTCTGAAGTTCTCGTCTGATCTCAGCAGTAATCTGCGGGTGTGTTTGAATCTTCAGCAGTTCCAGTAAAGCCTCCTTCTGTTCACACGACAGATCGGCTTTATATCGCTGCACCAGCGTCAGCAGGCTCTGATGCCACAGCACCGGCAGAGTCCGTTTCTCCGTACGGAACGACAGGAAGTGAGCCACCAGAGCGTCCAGCACGCGGAAGGGAAGAGCGTACTTCTTCTCCAGTAACAGGCGCAGGAAGGTGCTGTTGGCGCCGTTGTATTCCGTCTCTGCCAGTTTAAGCATCGCGGCACTGTGGAAGTCAACCAACCATTAAGCGTTTGTCCTCAAACTAATTACGGCATAAAGCACAAGAACGCTTTCTTCATGTGAGCTGTGTATCTGTAAATATCCTACTCACTATACATCAACaacgcgtgcgtgtgtgcgttcaCCTGGAGTACAGCACTGGTATGGAGCATTTGGTGAGGACGCTGCCGATGATGATCGCTTCTCTTAGCGTGCACGTGCCCGACTCGCACAGCGGCAGCAGAAttcctacaaacacacacaaaaataacacaactTACGGTTCTGTACATATAAATTCACTCCGAATAAAGAtaaagatgttgttttgtgtcACACCAGATCTGATTTGTTTCTAAGCTCGCTAGCGCCCTCTTGTGTTGTGTTCACTTCTCACAAACActcatgtacagtatactaGAGCAGTGGTAGATTTGATCAACTGTGTTTATTGGTAAGATTTATGGCCACACGAAAACCAACGATGACGTAATGTCATCCTGAACATTTGATGCGTAGTTGAGATCTGCAGAACCCAGCTAGCACACGCATGTCTGTAAGACGTCTGGAGAACATCTGTGGTGTAAATTCATCTGCTAAACGTCTTAGAAAgaagcagacgtctcagagacgttTTGCAGATGTAAACGCAGACGTCAAACAGACATATGCCAGATGTATGTGTACTGTCAGGGAAGAAGACATCCTTTCAAGTCACCTTTAAACCAGGCTCCGGGTTTGAACAGAGCTTTCTTCAGCGCGCTGTACAGGTGAAAGTTCAGCCGTTTGTACTCGGCGATGTCGTCTCGAACTCTGGGCAACAGCACGAGATTGTAGAACCGCTGGGCCATGCGTTCCTTTAGATTGGAGGTGAAAATCCTACCgcaaacacaaacaacatcaCAGCGGTCACGTCAGTGTGAAGTGTTAGCACGTGTGTCATGCGTGTGGGTTTATTCACACCTGGTGGCTTGATACATGGCAGCGGCGGTCCACGTCTCAGGCTCGGTCAGATACAGGATCTGCTCCCAGTTTGACAGAGCCGGGATGATCTTAAACGCTTTGGGCAGTTTCCCGCTGCGATATTTAGACAGAacctaaagagagagagagagagagagagagagagagagagagagagagagagacagagacagagagagagagagagagagagagagagagagagagagagagagagagagagagagagagagagagagagagagagagagagagagagagagagagagagagagagagagagagagagagagagagagagagagagagagagagagagagagagagagagagagagagagagagagagagagagagagagagcagagagagagagagagagagagagagagagagagagagagagagagagagagagagagagagagagagagagagagagagagagagagagagagagagagagagagagagagagagagagagagagagagagagagagagagagagagagagagagagagagagagagagagagagagagagagagagagagagagagagagagagagagagagagagagagagagagagagagagagagagagagagagagagagagagagagagagagagagagagagagagagagagagagagagagagagagagagagagagagagagagagagagagagagagagagagagagagagagagagagagagagagagagagagagagagagagagaagagagagaagagagaagagagagaagagagagagaagagagagaagagagagagagagagagaggagagagagagagagagagagagagagagagagagagagagagagagagagagagagagagagagagagagagagagagagagagagagagagagagagagagagagagagagagagagagagagagagagagagagagagagagagagagagagagagagagagagagagagagagagagagagagagagagagagagagagagagagagagagagagagagagacagagagagagagagagagagagagagagagagagagagagagagagagagagagagagagagagagagagagagagagagagagagagagagagagagagagagagagagagagagaagagagagagagagagagagagaagaagagagagagagacagagcagagagagagagagagacagagagagagagagagggagagagagagagagagagagagagagagagcagagagagagagacagacagagagagagcgagagacagacagagagagagcgagagacagacagagagagagcgagagagagagagagcgagagagagagacagacagagagcgagagagagagacagacagagagcgagagagagagagcgagagagagagagcaagagagagagagagggagagagaacaCAAGCCCACAGCCCCAGACGGAAGAGATCAGAGGAGAAGGAGAGGAAGATACAGAGCTTGGATTACGAGGGGACGAAGAGAGTTAGAAGAACGGAAAATGAAGAGAGAAAATGTTATACATCACGAACATgcagaggagatgatgagacaGGTAAGAATACACTTGTGGACCCTTGTACACTTATTGACTCGGGGGTCGCGCTGAGGACGTGTCACCCGATCACTCTCTGCTACAGTGCGTCACCCTGTCGGTCTTTCTAACTGTGATTTCTCATAGATGATGTCTATGCTTATACTGTCTAAGCTGGTCATCTGGATGAGTCAGAGATCAGGTGACGTGCCAGAACGTTGGGGCAGTCACGCACGGCTCCTGCAGGAGGGTCTTGTTCATTGAACGTTGAATGCCTTCCATCTTCCTGTCCATCTGCACTTTTCTGTGCTTTTTTTGCCGTGGTCTTCGGTGGCAGGGAGCTTCATTCCGCAAATAGCGGGGCCTACCGTCTCACAAGAGCTCTTCATCTGTGTTGGGACCTCTGAACAGATAAAGGGGTAGGCGACTCCAGAGACATAAAAGTAGAGGTTAGAGACTGTGCGGTGAGGACGGTGCATCCAAAGTGCCAGGGACAGTGGGCAAATCATGGAAGTCAGGTAGTCTAACAAACCATTGGGGATTGGCTGGAGTACATCGCTGTCGTCTTGTGACTCTTAGACTGTGTTCTGTCTGCTTGTTTGTAGGCTGTGGGTGAAGATACCTGCGTTACGTCTCCCCTTCTTCGCTCTCAAATCTGTTCTTCCATCTCCACTCTCcttttcttcctctctctctacaATCTGAACGGTTCTGGTACTCGGATGAAATCGGTATAGATGGAGCTTCATATGGCTAACTGATGGTGCGGAGCCAATAGATTCtctctcatcttcatcatcttctCTGGTCGTCCGTCTCGGCATCTCACTGGTGCTCTCGACGTCAACCATCGTTGAAGTCTCCGATCTCCATCTCGCGTCTCACAACTCTCCACGTGTCCTTCTCACTCTTCGTCTCTCAGTCCGGGTCTGTTCCTCCAGTGCTATACATCGTCTCCTTGTCTTCCTCTGCGTCTCTTTGTGGTTCTCCGTACCGTCTCCCGCTCGCTCCCTGCACGGTTGGTGGCCTGATCTAAGGCTCTACGCTGTTTCGCCACACTCCAGGACAGGTTACGCCCTATAATCATAATACGCACCACTTGACCTACTCAGGCAGCACCTGAACGAATCCACCCAGCATGCGGCATGTCCAGTCTCTCCAGCAGATCACGAGCGCTTAATATCTTCCTACTagcttacacacacacgcaacgcTATTACAACCGCACCGCAATAGGACGCGATCCCCTAATTTCgtcgtctctgtctctcttctcctctctcttGGTCTCGGGCCGGCGCCTCGTCCTCCGTTCCCCTCCTCCATTTTCCCGcttcttcttcatcttcatcGGAGATATCTCTCCTCTCGCTGCCGATCTCTTCTATGCTCCACCCCGTCGTCTCCTGTTCTCTCTATCAGTCTCCCGGCCGTGGCTTGTGTTCCCATTCCTCCTGCCTCTCTCCGTACCATCATCTCACCTAACGTTAGTTGTGTCGCCGGTTGTCTTTTGGCTTCAGGTGTGACCCCAAACTCAGTCTGCAGTTCCTCCTGTTGGATTCGGGCCTGTTGGAGGATTTTTCTCGAGAGTTTCTCGTCCACGTACTCCTGGTCCTCCTCGAGAGTTCGGCTCCGGCTCTTCACGCGACCGCTCACCCGAACCGAGTCTCCCTGCAGGATCTGATCAGCGAGTCCGAGCGCGGAACCACAGCGCTCCGCTCCGCTCTTACTTTTCTTCAGCTTCGGCATAATGACGATAAATTACATTAAACGATTTATATTATAGCACTTCGTAATAAACACTGCGACTCCAACTCATGACACGCAGAACACACGTGCGTTCGAAGCAAATGGCGCTCTGCGTGTGTTTGAGACCGTCTGTAGCGCTGATCTGAGATCAGGTGACCACTGACTTAACGCAGACCGATCGCCGATGCGGTATCGCGATACTTCAATGTCATACGTCGATCGGACTGCGGTCTGCGCATCGCCGCATGGAGTCAATGTTTACTGCATAAACAGCTTCGACTAATGCTTTAGCCTGCGTGagtgtgttttattaaattataggCATATTAAAATAGTAGTTTGACTTGTTAGATTACATTTAGCGCAGCTTTaagattttgtgttttcttctgTTATTGGTGGATTGACCCGGAAGTAAACAGTGATCACCGGAGGTGTGCAGCGGAAAAATGGGTGTAACGTGGTGAGAAagtgtttgtgcttgttttaaTGGTCTGCTTTATGTGTGCTGGTGTACGTTAAGTTATTTTAATACGTATTAATTGTGTTACATGCACATGCAATACTTTTAAACGAAATAAAGCCGGTAGTATGTAAATAGTTGCCTGTAATGCGTTTGTAGTGTTTTCATCTATTaaaagtgtttgtgtttatcatgtttttttatctgaCAAGAGCTGAGTTGAGATCTTGTTTTTTGGACAAATAGAACACCCGATCATAAAACATATGATTATCAGCACTATTATTATTACGTATACTTTAATTTACTATATATTTTCTGTGAGTTTAAAATCTAACAATATTTACCCACAAATACTTCTTTAGTAAACTACTAATATTCTAGATACTGTTGTGATTTTGCACATCACCATAGTACACAATAAAAGGATAATGCAGTGTTTACAATATTCAATAGTCTTTtatgcatacatacagtatcaaGATGTAgtactacagtatactgtactaTGACTTCCTACAGTCAGTATTATACTCCagtacatgtgtgtgtcagtgtgtgtcagGTGCCCGTGGCTGAGGGCAAGAGCGTGCAGCAAACAGTCGACATGCTTCATAAAAAACTGGAGCAGCTCGGAGCCGTCAAGCAGGGAAACTTCTGGGTGGACTGCGAGACGTACCACGCCACAGCGAACGCAACCGGTAACGTCAACGCACAGCGGTACATTAGCAAGGCAACAACTTCGTGCCCGTTACCATGACAACTGTTCCTGTTGCAGGTCAGCAATCCAAGCAGCTGTACGTGATGCACAACTCGGAGGCGCCGCTGAGCTGCATGGCTCTGTTTGAGGGCGGCCCGTTTCTCACCGCGGACGCAAACTTTGACGTCTTGATGGTGAAACTGAAGAGTCACTTCCAGAACGCCAAGAGTCATAAGGTGGAGAGTCGAGGTGCACGCTACCGTTACTGTGACTTCCTGGTGAAGGTCGGCACCATCGCCATGAGCTCCAGTGCCAAAGGGATTTCAGTGGAGGTGTGACTTTGTGTCATGATTCGTGTGTTTCTGTGCACGTCCGTGACttgatgtttgtgtatgtgtgtgcaggtgGAGTACTGTGCCTGTGTGATCCCGGGTGACTGCTTGAATCTTATCAAGGAGTTCATGCAGAGTTTTCTGGGCTCAAATGCTCCTGAGATGCCCTCCAATAAAGCGGAGGGTCAACTTTATACGCCGGTGGACTGTGTGGACCCTATGAGCCAGTATCTGGAGCTCTTCGGCAAAGTTCGCAAACAGCAGGTGCTGCCGAGCAGCGGCGTACGATGATACAGTTCATCTGAACTACAGACTTGATGAAAACAAACTACACACGTGTGCTTAACTGTTGTCTTCGGTTTGTAAATGATATGTAAAACATCTCACCCTTGTTTGATTTGAGGCGCTGAATGCTTATTTTGTACActtttatttgcaaaataaaCTGCTTTGTAATCGTTTGATCAGAAATATCATAGCGGTGGATCAAGTCTTACGCAATAGTGCTCACAGAGGAATGTCACATTGCATTTCACAAATGAGGAACAGATGAAGCAGCAGACGATTGGCTGGAAAAGACCATCTGTTCTGTATATGCATGAGCAGGAATTCCACTATAGTGAATATGAGAATGCTAAATCAGATGATATAGGTTATGAAACTACTGAAGACTTTCTTCTGATTCATTTTGAACTTTTGGGTTGTAGAAATAAATGCAACCTGCCGCATAGTGACATATAATGaattttaaggtaagaaatgaaGGTTACATGCAAATGAAAAAGTTTTATTAACATGCAGATAGTATATTATTTCACTGTAGTTTCATATTATACCCGGTCTCAGGTTTTGGACTAAACTAATTGACTTTCTGTTTTAAAGATTACACAAATCTAAATATATTCATGCTAGCTAAATGTCACAAAACACGAGAAACAATTTACTAGCTATAAAcctatattttctttatttaaaaatgattttgataAGTATATAACTACTATCCAAAGCTCTGTTAATCCTGAATCAGAGAAAActgtattttgttatttctttatttttttattgatttatcttTTACCCTGGCAACACATTTGTATCGGAGTCTTGTCTTTTTTCATGTTTACATCTGTACTGCTTAAatgctttgttgtttttttctgttcgCTGTCAAAcactatatacacacacacacacacatatatatatatatatccgctttttatttatatatatttatataaacttAATATGCGTTTGAAATCATCTGTGtg from Triplophysa rosa linkage group LG25, Trosa_1v2, whole genome shotgun sequence includes these protein-coding regions:
- the ccnd3 gene encoding G1/S-specific cyclin-D3; the protein is MELLCHETVELDCGSQLKSRTVRAFGDSVLTQDSRVQQNLLNSERPNIASRPEPGNVTEHTDVQPYMRRILTGWMLQVCEDQKCEEEVFPLAVHYLDRYMSQNPVQKSRLQLLGTVCMFLASKLRESVPLSASKLCVYTDYGVTIPEILQWEVLVVSRLNWDLASVLPSDFLELLLQGLPLLNPKLVRRHVHSYIALTATELKFSIFTPSAVACSCVTAAVIRLNVLTKTLTADALLQVLRNLLDVDETSLCKCYSALEETIELTLGRTSPDLSCTPDNVQDVKW
- the bysl gene encoding bystin — encoded protein: MPKLKKSKSGAERCGSALGLADQILQGDSVRVSGRVKSRSRTLEEDQEYVDEKLSRKILQQARIQQEELQTEFGVTPEAKRQPATQLTLGRNLSWSVAKQRRALDQATNRAGSERETVRRTTKRRRGRQGDDVLSKYRSGKLPKAFKIIPALSNWEQILYLTEPETWTAAAMYQATRIFTSNLKERMAQRFYNLVLLPRVRDDIAEYKRLNFHLYSALKKALFKPGAWFKGILLPLCESGTCTLREAIIIGSVLTKCSIPVLYSSAAMLKLAETEYNGANSTFLRLLLEKKYALPFRVLDALVAHFLSFRTEKRTLPVLWHQSLLTLVQRYKADLSCEQKEALLELLKIQTHPQITAEIRRELQSAEPRDVEDVTPAMSDD
- the med20 gene encoding mediator of RNA polymerase II transcription subunit 20 isoform X1; its protein translation is MGVTCVCQVPVAEGKSVQQTVDMLHKKLEQLGAVKQGNFWVDCETYHATANATGQQSKQLYVMHNSEAPLSCMALFEGGPFLTADANFDVLMVKLKSHFQNAKSHKVESRGARYRYCDFLVKVGTIAMSSSAKGISVEVEYCACVIPGDCLNLIKEFMQSFLGSNAPEMPSNKAEGQLYTPVDCVDPMSQYLELFGKVRKQQVLPSSGVR
- the med20 gene encoding mediator of RNA polymerase II transcription subunit 20 isoform X2; the protein is MLHKKLEQLGAVKQGNFWVDCETYHATANATGQQSKQLYVMHNSEAPLSCMALFEGGPFLTADANFDVLMVKLKSHFQNAKSHKVESRGARYRYCDFLVKVGTIAMSSSAKGISVEVEYCACVIPGDCLNLIKEFMQSFLGSNAPEMPSNKAEGQLYTPVDCVDPMSQYLELFGKVRKQQVLPSSGVR